Within Candidatus Eremiobacterota bacterium, the genomic segment CGACGACGAGCGCCACCTGCGCGACCTCCTCGAGCTCGGGCTCGGGGAGGACGGCTTCGAGGTGCGCTCGGCGCCCGACGGCCGCACCGGTCTGCAGCTGGTGCGCGAGTGGCGGCCCGACGCCATCGTCCTTGACGTCATGCTGCCGTTCGTCGACGGGCTCGAGCTCTTGCCGATGCTGCGCCGCGTCACCGAAGCGCCGATCCTGATGCTCAGCGCGAAAGCGGACACCGACGACCGCATCACCGGGCTGCGGCGCGGCGCCGACGACTACATCTCGAAACCGTTCGAGATGTCCGAGCTCGTCGCGCGGCTGCACTCCGCGCTGCGGCGGCCGCGGCTCGAGCAGCCCTCGATCGTCTCGTACGCGGATCTGTCGATCGACCTCGACCGCCGCGACGTCAAGCGGGGCGAGCGCCGCATCGAGCTCTCCGCGCGCGAGTACGCGCTCTT encodes:
- a CDS encoding response regulator transcription factor gives rise to the protein MAATPKVAVIDDERHLRDLLELGLGEDGFEVRSAPDGRTGLQLVREWRPDAIVLDVMLPFVDGLELLPMLRRVTEAPILMLSAKADTDDRITGLRRGADDYISKPFEMSELVARLHSALRRPRLEQPSIVSYADLSIDLDRRDVKRGERRIELSAREYALLLTFVRNPERVFTRDQLLDLVWGTDRDVGPGAVETYVSYLRAKIDAGFEPKLIRTIRGAGYALRAH